The proteins below come from a single Sorghum bicolor cultivar BTx623 chromosome 4, Sorghum_bicolor_NCBIv3, whole genome shotgun sequence genomic window:
- the LOC8069961 gene encoding putative F-box protein At2g02030 — MNQPISKRHRPVAPEVGGGSMIPDEVLLFEILVRLPVKSLVRFKSVCKAWCATIASAHFVRLHLELARARSSSSMVIVPRKEQPRPTKLASGFVHIFSFRPARQSNVAKLIMKSKPRPGGIPYFTIPLHCDGLILIPSVTGHIFVCNPATKEFVELPRGTRNVALDQRVAFGFDPSSGTYKVARHFLRSYSEGQKRTEYDVGHEVLTLGDGIETLEWKATIDPPYPIKGRTPICLPGFFYWSAVQSVADDADHSKLDTDVILRFSMRDDTFTVHPNPPCRSYLSTNDLLCELSGNLCYVHSPSSREVSIWLAQDGQNIITWSLRCRVNLPVPRLLRVYACASADQGTIFLSVDALHLLKCNLHDGSLETVVSMPFNLVYVHGKGVNFIYQGHPFSHYMVPYVESLLRIGPC, encoded by the coding sequence ATGAACCAGCCGATCTCCAAACGACACCGTCCAGTGGCACCGGAGGTCGGTGGTGGCAGCATGATTCCAGATGAGGTGCTGCTGTTCGAGATCCTGGTGCGCCTTCCTGTGAAGTCCCTTGTGCGCTTCAAATCTGTTTGCAAGGCGTGGTGCGCCACCATAGCCAGCGCTCATTTCGTCCGCCTGCACTTGGAACTTGCAAGAGCTAGAAGCTCATCATCCATGGTCATAGTCCCTCGGAAGGAGCAGCCGAGACCGACAAAGCTGGCCTCTGGTTTCGTCCACATCTTCAGCTTCCGGCCAGCACGGCAAAGCAATGTCGCCAAGCTCATTATGAAGAGCAAGCCTCGTCCTGGTGGCATCCCATATTTCACCATCCCCCTGCACTGCGATGGACTGATTCTGATCCCCAGCGTTACAGGGCACATATTTGTGTGCAACCCGGCCACCAAGGAGTTTGTTGAGTTGCCACGGGGCACCCGGAATGTGGCATTGGACCAAAGGGTCGCCTTCGGCTTTGATCCTTCCAGTGGTACGTATAAGGTGGCTAGGCACTTCTTGCGCTCATACAGTGAAGGGCAAAAACGTACAGAATACGATGTTGGACATGAGGTCTTGACGCTTGGCGATGGCATAGAGACGTTGGAATGGAAAGCAACCATTGATCCACCTTACCCTATCAAGGGCAGGACTCCTATTTGCTTGCCAGGATTCTTCTATTGGAGTGCAGTCCAGTCTGTGGCTGACGACGCTGACCACAGCAAGCTCGACACAGATGTTATCCTCCGATTCAGCATGCGCGATGATACGTTCACTGTGCACCCCAATCCTCCATGCAGGAGCTACCTAAGTACCAATGACCTTCTGTGTGAGCTAAGTGGCAATCTGTGCTATGTCCACTCCCCCTCCTCTCGTGAAGTCTCCATTTGGTTAGCACAAGATGGACAAAACATAATAACATGGTCACTACGTTGTCGTGTCAATCTGCCCGTACCAAGGCTTCTTCGTGTTTATGCTTGTGCTTCAGCTGATCAAGGCACAATATTCCTCTCTGTGGATGCTCTTCACCTTTTGAAGTGCAACCTCCATGATGGATCTCTTGAAACAGTGGTCAGTATGCCATTTAACTTGGTGTATGTTCACGGGAAAGGGGTAAATTTTATCTATCAGGGACACCCTTTTTCGCATTACATGGTGCCATATGTGGAATCTTTGCTACGGATTGGACCATGCTAA